AAGTAATGAGCAATCTCCCAAAAGTCCCTAGCACCGAGGCGCTCCCCTACTAAGTGGGTATGGGTATCCAAAACAGGCAGCCGCATCATATACTCTGTAAATTCTTCTCTACTGGCATCCAATCCAATACTCATTCCTATCCCTCCTCTTCCATGAGTGTCTTGGCACGCAACTGTCAGCCTGCAAGAATTTGATCAATGAGAATCAATTCGTCCTGGGTAAAATTCGGTTGTTTCAAAGCAGCCACATTATCATCTAATTGTTTCACTTTACTTGCGCCTATTAATGCAGAAGTGACAAACCCCTTACGAAGAACCCAAGCCAGAGCCATCTGAGCCAGACTTTGCCCTCGCTCTTGAGCCAGTTTATTGAGCAGTCGCGACTTCGCAATCTTATCTTCTGTAATGTCTTCAGGTCTTAGGAATACACTCCCTCCGGCCGCCCTGGAATCGGCTGGAATGTTGTCCAAATAACGATCCGTCAGGAGCCCTCTGGCTAATGGACTATAAGCGATCGATCCAATGCCCTCTCTGGCCAGCACGTCCTGCAGACCTTGTTCCAAGCGTCTTTCGAACATCGAATAGTGGACTTGGTGAATGACGAAAGGCGTTCCAAGATTTTTTAACAGGGAGGCCGCCTGCTCCGTTTGTTCGGCATTATAGTTGGAAACGCCAACGTACAACGCCTTGCCCTGCCGAACAGCCTGATCCAAGGCACCCATTGTTTCTTCCAAAGGCGTCTCGGCATCAAATCGATGCGAATAATAGATATCGACATAGTCCAAGCCTAACCGTTTCAAGCTTTGGTCTAGGCTGGCAAGCATGTTTTTACGCGAGCCCCGCTCCCCATAAGGGCCGTCCCACATGCGATAGCCAGCTTTCGTGGCAATGATCAGCTCATCGCGATACACCTGAAGATCCTTCTTCAAGATTTGTCCGAAGGTTTCTTCAGCCGAACCTGCAGGAGGTCCATAATTATTGGCAAGATCGAAGTGCGTTATACCCAGATCAAATGCGTGCCTGGCCATAGCTCTGCTGTTCTCGAATGTATCGACGCCTCCAAAATTATGCCACAAGCCAAAGGAGATTGGCGGCAGCTTAAGTCCGCTTACTCCAGTTCGATTGTAAGGCATTGCTGTATAGCGATTTTCCTTAGCCAAATAGTTCATTGAAATAACCTCCCAGAATTGTACGAGCTTCCATTGATTCTGTTACAAAGTAATAGTCGCAACACCCGACGCCGGAATCGCCAATTGATGAATCCCGCTCGTCAACAGAACAGCCAGCTCTTCCACCATGTCTCCTGAGCAGTCTGTTATGACCAACTTGGCGGCTCCAATTTCATCAGACACCTCCAGATAGAGGCCGTCTTGCCTTCTGCCGTTGACCACGATCCACTGGGACACTGACGCGTCTATAGGCACAATAATGTCCTGATGAGCGACGATAATCCCTCTATCTCCTTTCACCGAGCGAACAAGCGGATACAGCAGTTCCGGATGCACCGGCTCAATGCGGCCGTCCAAGAGCAGCTCGCGATTTTCTTTCCAGAAGCTAAGCCAGTAGGTGAGCATCGACAAATGAGCAGGCGGCAGCTTATCCAGCAGGACGGACACCTGAGGCACTGCGAACAGACAGTTAATCAACTGAAGCGCCGCACTTTCCACTGGCTCCTCCGGATGCCACATGATCATATCCGCATGGGCCGCTGTATCTCCGCAGATCAAACGGATATCAAGTGTTCGCACACGGTTCTGAATGCTGTCATTCGGACAATCCGAGGCTCGGAACATATTCCCGTACTTACGCATAGCCGGGCCGATGTACATTTGGCGGAATTCAATCATAATTTCCGGGTTCAATTCTCTTAGCCTATCGATCGTATCCGTCAAAAGCCGATCAACCGCCGCCGGTATCGACTCATAATCCTTCCCTTCTACCGTAGAGGGAAGCTGAAGCTCTGGCGAATAGAAGGTGTCGATGAAGTCAAGCTTGAATCCGTCCAAGCCCCATTCCCTCACCGCATCTTCATATTTGTGAATAATATATTCCCGGACATCCGGGTATCTCGGATCGAGCACCGCAGCCCCATGACTCTCATTAAATCGCAGAATCTTATCTTGGAACCGCCCCCACGCCTTGCTGTGCTTACCGATAAAGGGAACTGAATACCAGAGGATAAATTTCATGCCTATGGCATGAACAGCGTCCACATGCCGCTTCATAGCGGGGAATTTGCCATCGAAAGTCTCCCAATCGCCACAGTACGCATACCCCCTGCGGTTGTCTTCCGTCTGCCAGCCATCGTCAACGATGACGGCCTCCATCCCTAACTTTTTGGCAATTCGGCACTGCTCTTCAATCTGTGTATCTGTTACATTCTGATGCATGCTGTACCAAGTCGAATACATGGGCTCTCTAGCCGCTGCCGGAACGAATGCCGGACGGTATTCAGGCATGGCACTCCACCACTCCTGTACGCCTTGCAAGCATGCATAGTAAGGAATATCTCTGGTATCGACGAGCAGCTTAGCTTCATATTCCTGGAAAGGCGCTGTCGTTTCGGCAAACAATTGGACCTTGCAATGAAAGTCCGCTGTTTCCTCGCTGATGGCTCCCGAGTAGTAAACCGTGTTCAGAGCATCCGAATAAGCGAATGTTAGCCTATTGCGACCTACACTGTTGAATAGAGCATAGACAGGAGCTGAGGCTGCCGCGTTGGAACGCAAAGTGCGCATCCAGTCAGCCTTAAAGCTTCTATTCCGATCTTGGGCAGGATGCCAGCTTCCCTGAATATCACAAGCAGGATGCGACCACCCTAGTGTAAGTTGAGCAGGCGTCGAGGCAGTGTCAGCTTTCAATCGCAGCGTAATAAGATCGAGACCTTCCTGAAGCTTTTCAGCAGAGAGAGAGACCGTAAATGGATGATCTGCCCCCGACAGTGTAAAAGTGTGTGTATCTGTAGAAATGATCTTGTTCAAACCTATTCCCCCTGTTGCTGATTCTTATGGCGGTTCATGCCTGCATGGCACCACACGGTCACAATCGGATCATCCTCACTCGAATTAAGGTGATGATCTTCCCCAGGTTCAACAATGAAGATATCTCCGGTTGTGACCGGCATATGCTCCCCATTTATCTCCAGCGTGCCGCTTCCCTGCATGATGATAAAGGCTTCACAATCGCCATGAACATGATAATCCCTTCCGTCCGGCCCATCATTGGTGTGGCTGCGCTCTCCTCGTTTCGCGAAAGAAAGACCGCCTGAAGATAAATAATCACCTGGTAAAACATCCTGCAAAATATGCCCGCTCGTCTTATTCTGCAAATCGCTTAAACGCAGTTTTTTCATCTGTCATTCCTCCACTTTCAAACGGTAAAGGCGGCTCCGGAAGTCACCTTTCCAGATTGGCAATTTAAGACCTATATGCATCAAGGCATCGCCACCTAAGCTTTCCAACAACTCTTCCGGAGCATAAGCATCGAACACCTGATAATTGCTTCCCGCCTCCAAGCCCTTTAGCAGCAGCTTCTTAAGTGGCGCGTTGGCTTCACCCAGCACTTGGAAATAAGCGACCAACGCTTCCTTGCGATCTGCTGAAACGAACATCCAGGCGGCATCAACACCTTGAAAAGGGCTGCTTAGTCGGTAAAACTCTCCGAATTGGATCAACGGGCGCAGTTCTCTGTAGAGCGCGACCTGCCGCTTCACGGCTTCCTTTTCCTCTTCCGTCATGAGGGTCAAATCCAGCTCATAGCCCAAATTGCCTGACATCGCAACATCTCCCCGCATATCCAGCGGCGTCGTGCGATGCACTTGATGATTAGGCACCGCGGAAACATGCGCGCCCATTGAACTGATCGGATATACGATGCTTGTTCCGTATTGAATCTTCAAGCGCTCTACCGCATCCGTATTATCGCTGGTCCACGTCTGCGGCATATAGTAAAGCATGCCTGGATCGAACCGTCCGCCACCACCGGAGCAGCTTTCGAACAGCACCTGCGGGAATGCAGAGGTCATGCGCTCCATCACCTCGTACAGCCCGAGCATGTAGCGATGCGCCGTCTCCCGCTGCCGCTCCGGCGACAGCAGGGCGGAGCCGATTTCCGTCATATTCCGGTTCATATCCCATTTGACATAAGCAATAGGGCTGCTTGCCAGAATCTCTGTCATGACAGTTACGATGTAATCCCGCACATCTTTACGGGAATAATCAAGAATAAGCTGCTTTCTCCCTTCGGTCCTGCGCCGATTAGGCACGTGCAAACACCAGTCGGGATGAGCACGATACAGCTCGCTATCCGGAGATACCATCTCCGGCTCGAACCACAAGCCGAATTCCAACCCTTGCTGATTCACTCGGTTTGCCAAATCCGGCATCCCCTCCGGCAGCTTGTTTCGATCAACGAACCAGTCGCCAAGCGAGCTTGTATCATCGTCTCGCTTGCCGAACCAGCCATCGTCCAGCACCAGAAGCTCTAGACCGAGCTCCTTTCCGACCTTGGCAAGCTTCTCAATCGTATCCGCCTTGAAGTTGAAGTATGTGGCTTCCCAGTTGTTGATGAGAATCGGCCTCTGACGATCGCGAAACTCGCCACGGCATAAGCGTGTGCGATACAGCTTGTGATACGTGCGTGACATCCCGCCGATGCCTTCTGCTGAATAAACGAGCACAGCCTCCGGCGTTTGGAACGCTTGCCCCGGCTCCAGGAGCCAGGAGAAATCAAATGAGTTGATCCCCATAACAACGCGAGTGGTACTGTAGGGGTCTACTTCCGCTTGCATAACGAAGCTGCCGCTATACACAAGACTGAAGCCGTAGGCATCTCCGTGATCTTCATCCGTCGCCTTTGACAACAGAGCCATGAATGGGTTGAGCGAATGACCGCTGCTCCCCCTGCGGCTCTCGATCACAGAGCCGCCTGTTGCAAGCGGGCGTCTTTCGATATGGCGCTCACGTGCCCAGGCACCTGACAGGTGCAGCAGATCGAAGTCCGCGCGGGCGAAATCGATTCCTAAGCTTAACGCGCGAAGAAGTTTTATCGGACGATCACCACCATTCACGAATCGCACAGAACGGGTCACCGCATCGAAATCACGAAATACGGTATACGTGAGAATCGCCTTCAAGCCAATCGTTTCATCGACCAGGACGATGTCGAGGCTCTCCGCTTCGCTGTCCTCTTCCACATAGGTAGCCGGCAAGCCCTCCAGCTGCGGTTTGCCCGCATAAATCCGATGGGACTCATAAATCAATTCGCTGACTGTCGTCCCATTATCCAGTTGAACCTGATAGGCTGGAACACGATAATCGCTACCTCCATAAGTTGGAAATTCCTGCGGCATCGTGTCCAGCGAGATCATCAGATCGTCCGGATCTGTCGATGGCGAGAAGGAGCAGCGACGTCGTATCGCGAGCAAGCTTCCCAGATTGCTGTCTCGTACGCCGCGTCCCCAATGAACATGGGCGAGGTACTTCGACTTCATGAGCTGCATGATATAACTGGATGACTTCCCTTGAAGATGGAAGGTTTGCGAATCCGTATTATAGACAATTCCCATATCCCGTTCTCCTCTAGACCTTCACATTTTTCCAAACCATGCGTTTGAACCTGAAATAAATCAAATTAGAGCGCAAATATTGATCGCAGGCAACAGCGCTCCATAAACCGATCATGCCCCAAGCAAAGACATTGACAAACAAGTAACTGAGCATAACACGCACGCCCCAGACACCTATCAATGTCACGTACAAAGGGTAGCGAGTGTCCCCCGCTCCCCGGAGGGCCCCGCCGAGAATGAACTGCGAGATTTGCGAAACCTGAATGATACCTACGATCCTCAGGGCCCAAGCCCCTTCCCGAATAATCGTGGCGTCATTCGTGTAGAGCCTGAATATCGAAGGAGCGAATAGAATGAATCCCGCTCCCATAACGGCCGCCACCATCATGCCGTATTTCCTGATTTGCCAGACATACCGCTCGGCGAGATCCGGATTGCTGACGCCAAGCGTTTGACCGACCAACGTCGAAGCCGCTATTGCAAAAGCAATCCCTGGCATAAACGAGATGCCGATAATGCTTGTCACGATTTGCGACGCGGCAACAGCTACCGTTCCAAGCCCTGCGCAAATTTTGACGAATGTCATAATGCCCAGACGCATAATGAGCTGTTCCAGGCTCGAGGGGATACCAATCTTCAACATTCGTTGAATCACGTTTCTATCCAATCGGCTTATATCTGCCCAACCTAGACGAACCACTAACTTTCCGCTGAACATAACGACAATGAAGCTGACCATCGCTACGCCCTGAACCGCTAATGTCGAGATAGACGCTCCTGTTATCCCCATTTCCGGCAAGCCCAGATAGCCATAGATCAGCACAAACCCCAAGGAAATAGAGAAACATCCCGACAGCACGTTAATTTTCATCGGAGTCCGCGTATCCCCCGCCCCTCGCAAGATAGCGGACAATGCTGACGAGATGGAGGAGAAGCCGATGGACAGAAACATCAATTTGGCATACTTCAAACCATATTGAACGACCTCGGCACTCGCCCCCATCAGCCGCAGCATGTCCTCTGCATAGACGATGCCAAGTACAATAACGAGGATAGAGATTACGGAGCCAAGCATAAGCGATTGACCTGCAGCCCGGTTGGCATCCCCGCTATTCCCCGCTCCGGTGGAACGGGCAACGATCACCGTAGTACCCGTATTAAGCGCGGCAAAAAGAACAGTCAATAACATATACGGTTGACTCGTTAA
Above is a genomic segment from Paenibacillus sp. HWE-109 containing:
- a CDS encoding glycoside hydrolase family 36 protein, with amino-acid sequence MNKIISTDTHTFTLSGADHPFTVSLSAEKLQEGLDLITLRLKADTASTPAQLTLGWSHPACDIQGSWHPAQDRNRSFKADWMRTLRSNAAASAPVYALFNSVGRNRLTFAYSDALNTVYYSGAISEETADFHCKVQLFAETTAPFQEYEAKLLVDTRDIPYYACLQGVQEWWSAMPEYRPAFVPAAAREPMYSTWYSMHQNVTDTQIEEQCRIAKKLGMEAVIVDDGWQTEDNRRGYAYCGDWETFDGKFPAMKRHVDAVHAIGMKFILWYSVPFIGKHSKAWGRFQDKILRFNESHGAAVLDPRYPDVREYIIHKYEDAVREWGLDGFKLDFIDTFYSPELQLPSTVEGKDYESIPAAVDRLLTDTIDRLRELNPEIMIEFRQMYIGPAMRKYGNMFRASDCPNDSIQNRVRTLDIRLICGDTAAHADMIMWHPEEPVESAALQLINCLFAVPQVSVLLDKLPPAHLSMLTYWLSFWKENRELLLDGRIEPVHPELLYPLVRSVKGDRGIIVAHQDIIVPIDASVSQWIVVNGRRQDGLYLEVSDEIGAAKLVITDCSGDMVEELAVLLTSGIHQLAIPASGVATITL
- a CDS encoding MATE family efflux transporter, which produces MAYLKEKSNNESVTVDPGDDKAIRRIIFSLAGPALTEMLLINIIQMVMMILVGHLGAVAVAAVGLTSQPYMLLTVLFAALNTGTTVIVARSTGAGNSGDANRAAGQSLMLGSVISILVIVLGIVYAEDMLRLMGASAEVVQYGLKYAKLMFLSIGFSSISSALSAILRGAGDTRTPMKINVLSGCFSISLGFVLIYGYLGLPEMGITGASISTLAVQGVAMVSFIVVMFSGKLVVRLGWADISRLDRNVIQRMLKIGIPSSLEQLIMRLGIMTFVKICAGLGTVAVAASQIVTSIIGISFMPGIAFAIAASTLVGQTLGVSNPDLAERYVWQIRKYGMMVAAVMGAGFILFAPSIFRLYTNDATIIREGAWALRIVGIIQVSQISQFILGGALRGAGDTRYPLYVTLIGVWGVRVMLSYLFVNVFAWGMIGLWSAVACDQYLRSNLIYFRFKRMVWKNVKV
- a CDS encoding cupin domain-containing protein, with the protein product MKKLRLSDLQNKTSGHILQDVLPGDYLSSGGLSFAKRGERSHTNDGPDGRDYHVHGDCEAFIIMQGSGTLEINGEHMPVTTGDIFIVEPGEDHHLNSSEDDPIVTVWCHAGMNRHKNQQQGE
- a CDS encoding alpha-galactosidase, translated to MGIVYNTDSQTFHLQGKSSSYIMQLMKSKYLAHVHWGRGVRDSNLGSLLAIRRRCSFSPSTDPDDLMISLDTMPQEFPTYGGSDYRVPAYQVQLDNGTTVSELIYESHRIYAGKPQLEGLPATYVEEDSEAESLDIVLVDETIGLKAILTYTVFRDFDAVTRSVRFVNGGDRPIKLLRALSLGIDFARADFDLLHLSGAWARERHIERRPLATGGSVIESRRGSSGHSLNPFMALLSKATDEDHGDAYGFSLVYSGSFVMQAEVDPYSTTRVVMGINSFDFSWLLEPGQAFQTPEAVLVYSAEGIGGMSRTYHKLYRTRLCRGEFRDRQRPILINNWEATYFNFKADTIEKLAKVGKELGLELLVLDDGWFGKRDDDTSSLGDWFVDRNKLPEGMPDLANRVNQQGLEFGLWFEPEMVSPDSELYRAHPDWCLHVPNRRRTEGRKQLILDYSRKDVRDYIVTVMTEILASSPIAYVKWDMNRNMTEIGSALLSPERQRETAHRYMLGLYEVMERMTSAFPQVLFESCSGGGGRFDPGMLYYMPQTWTSDNTDAVERLKIQYGTSIVYPISSMGAHVSAVPNHQVHRTTPLDMRGDVAMSGNLGYELDLTLMTEEEKEAVKRQVALYRELRPLIQFGEFYRLSSPFQGVDAAWMFVSADRKEALVAYFQVLGEANAPLKKLLLKGLEAGSNYQVFDAYAPEELLESLGGDALMHIGLKLPIWKGDFRSRLYRLKVEE
- a CDS encoding aldo/keto reductase: MNYLAKENRYTAMPYNRTGVSGLKLPPISFGLWHNFGGVDTFENSRAMARHAFDLGITHFDLANNYGPPAGSAEETFGQILKKDLQVYRDELIIATKAGYRMWDGPYGERGSRKNMLASLDQSLKRLGLDYVDIYYSHRFDAETPLEETMGALDQAVRQGKALYVGVSNYNAEQTEQAASLLKNLGTPFVIHQVHYSMFERRLEQGLQDVLAREGIGSIAYSPLARGLLTDRYLDNIPADSRAAGGSVFLRPEDITEDKIAKSRLLNKLAQERGQSLAQMALAWVLRKGFVTSALIGASKVKQLDDNVAALKQPNFTQDELILIDQILAG